The Streptomyces laurentii genome contains a region encoding:
- a CDS encoding type II restriction-modification system DNA adenine-specific methylase (identified by MetaGeneAnnotator; putative;~type II restriction-modification system DNA adenine-specific methylase, partial [Streptomyces sp. C]), whose translation MPEHPKSTASTEHAANAAAEVTAAGIARLAGVGRAAVSNWRRRHPDFPKPVGGTETSPSFALGEVEAWLRDQGKLAEVPPRERVWQQIAGHPAGPVTALIHAGCVLLLLRDRPAARPTLAATPDERLAEVLPGPLEETLTARLGTPRAVRTPTAAELAPSVPLLRGVTELAASSGVAGVVFEFLLGRQLDANPRQFTLTPPGPAALMTALAGPAATVLDPACGTGALLRAAAQAAQAAQAAQAGRPARTADSETDAPRTALTLHGQDADPDLAALTALRLALTEPTPSAGTPSAGTTSVDTPDVRVLPDVRVLPGDTLRADAFPALAADAVVCHPPFNERNWGHDELAYDPRWEYGFPARTESELAWVQHALARLRPGGTAVLLMPPAAASRRSGRRIRADLLRRGALRAVVALPPGAAPPYGIPLHLWVLRKPVPGARPPAELLLVDTTTAATGATAQAAPAAPAASATGTGSGSGTGRDRLDWPAVETAALAAWRAFDQDGTLAETPGESRSLPVVDLLDQDVDLTPARHLPPPAAAEDAAQLDQVRTRLTETLRRTRELTPPPAADTALAPGTAAPRPVTTVGELARAGALVLRAGGTGTVPAGSPPVAVLTDTDVLAALPPSGTLPEAPPGEAAEEPALLAAGDVVVPVLGGGAVARVVDAASAGAALGRNAHLLRPDPAALDPWFLAGFLRATANSRQASSYASTATRLDVRRLQLPRLPLAQQRQYGARFKALAEFEEALRLAGRLGEQLVQGLYDGLADGTVAP comes from the coding sequence ATGCCGGAACACCCGAAGAGCACGGCGAGCACGGAGCACGCGGCGAACGCGGCGGCCGAGGTGACCGCCGCGGGCATCGCCCGCCTCGCGGGCGTCGGCCGGGCGGCCGTCAGCAACTGGCGGCGCCGCCACCCCGACTTCCCGAAACCCGTCGGCGGTACGGAGACCAGCCCGTCCTTCGCGCTCGGCGAGGTCGAGGCGTGGCTGCGCGACCAGGGCAAGCTGGCCGAGGTCCCGCCGCGCGAACGCGTCTGGCAGCAGATCGCCGGCCACCCCGCCGGTCCCGTCACCGCCCTGATCCACGCGGGCTGCGTCCTGCTCCTCCTCCGGGACCGGCCCGCCGCCCGCCCCACCCTCGCCGCGACCCCCGACGAGCGGCTCGCGGAGGTCCTGCCGGGCCCCCTGGAGGAGACGCTGACCGCGCGCCTGGGCACCCCCCGCGCCGTCCGCACCCCCACCGCCGCCGAACTGGCCCCCTCCGTCCCGCTCCTGCGCGGCGTCACCGAACTCGCCGCGTCGAGCGGAGTCGCGGGCGTCGTCTTCGAGTTCCTGCTCGGCCGCCAGCTCGACGCCAACCCACGTCAGTTCACGCTCACTCCGCCCGGCCCCGCCGCCCTGATGACGGCCCTGGCCGGCCCGGCCGCCACCGTCCTCGACCCCGCCTGCGGCACCGGCGCCCTGCTCCGCGCCGCCGCCCAAGCCGCCCAAGCCGCCCAAGCCGCCCAGGCCGGCCGGCCCGCTCGAACCGCGGACTCCGAGACCGACGCCCCGCGAACGGCTCTCACCCTCCACGGCCAGGACGCCGACCCCGACCTCGCCGCCCTCACCGCCCTGCGCCTCGCCCTCACCGAGCCCACCCCGTCCGCCGGAACTCCTTCAGCCGGGACCACGTCGGTCGACACCCCCGACGTCCGCGTCCTCCCCGACGTCCGTGTCCTTCCCGGCGACACCCTCCGCGCCGACGCGTTCCCGGCCCTCGCCGCCGACGCCGTCGTCTGCCACCCGCCCTTCAACGAGCGCAACTGGGGCCACGACGAACTGGCCTACGACCCGCGCTGGGAGTACGGCTTCCCGGCCCGTACGGAGTCCGAACTGGCCTGGGTCCAGCACGCCCTGGCCCGCCTGCGCCCCGGCGGCACCGCCGTTCTCCTGATGCCGCCCGCCGCCGCCTCCCGCCGCTCCGGCCGCCGTATCCGCGCCGACCTGCTGCGCCGGGGCGCGCTGCGCGCCGTCGTCGCCCTGCCGCCCGGCGCCGCGCCCCCGTACGGCATCCCGCTGCACCTCTGGGTGCTGCGCAAGCCGGTGCCCGGCGCCCGTCCGCCCGCCGAACTCCTCCTCGTCGACACGACGACCGCCGCCACCGGCGCCACAGCCCAGGCCGCCCCCGCCGCCCCGGCGGCGAGCGCCACCGGGACGGGCTCCGGCTCCGGCACCGGCCGCGACCGGCTCGACTGGCCCGCCGTCGAGACCGCCGCCCTCGCCGCCTGGCGGGCCTTCGACCAGGACGGCACGCTCGCCGAGACCCCGGGCGAGAGCCGTTCCCTCCCCGTCGTCGACCTCCTCGACCAGGACGTCGACCTGACCCCCGCCCGCCATCTCCCGCCGCCCGCCGCCGCCGAGGACGCGGCCCAGCTCGACCAGGTCCGCACCCGTCTGACGGAGACCCTGCGCCGGACCCGCGAGCTGACCCCGCCGCCCGCCGCCGACACGGCCCTCGCCCCCGGCACCGCCGCGCCCCGCCCCGTCACGACGGTCGGCGAACTGGCCCGCGCGGGCGCCCTCGTGCTCCGCGCCGGCGGCACGGGCACGGTCCCGGCCGGGTCGCCGCCCGTCGCCGTCCTCACCGACACCGACGTCCTCGCCGCCCTGCCGCCCTCCGGCACCCTCCCCGAGGCCCCGCCCGGCGAGGCCGCCGAGGAACCGGCGCTGCTCGCCGCCGGCGACGTCGTCGTCCCCGTCCTCGGCGGCGGTGCGGTCGCCCGGGTCGTCGACGCGGCCTCCGCCGGCGCCGCCCTCGGCCGCAACGCCCATCTCCTGCGCCCCGACCCGGCGGCCCTCGACCCCTGGTTCCTCGCCGGTTTCCTGCGGGCGACCGCCAACAGCCGCCAGGCCAGCTCGTACGCCTCCACCGCCACCCGTCTCGATGTCCGCCGCCTCCAGCTGCCCCGCCTTCCGCTCGCTCAGCAGCGGCAGTACGGCGCGCGGTTCAAGGCGCTGGCGGAGTTCGAGGAGGCGCTGCGGCTGGCCGGACGGCTCGGCGAACAGCTCGTGCAGGGCCTGTACGACGGCCTCGCGGACGGCACCGTGGCGCCCTGA
- a CDS encoding hypothetical protein (Domain of unknown function (DUF4352); pfam11611;~identified by MetaGeneAnnotator; putative;~predicted protein [Streptomyces pristinaespiralis ATCC25486]) → MSYDTHLPQAPAPVAAMRNGLGTAALILGIIGTVSGLIPLFFWLAGILGLIALILGLVGRGRVKRGEANNKGVALFGALLGLAALILSVVGAVITYTAVSDAVDEIDKAVKDAAPKTPGNSAGKGGKSKPLAGGDTSVYDDGLKVTVSAAKPFTPGEYAVGHTKGDKAYQVTITVENGGKKNFDATLVTLSARAGADGAEADEIADDKIGGGITGSILPGKKATAIYAFDTPADAKDLTVEASPGIDYDGAQWELKLG, encoded by the coding sequence ATGTCGTACGACACGCATCTCCCGCAGGCCCCGGCACCGGTGGCGGCCATGCGGAACGGGCTCGGCACCGCGGCCCTGATCCTCGGCATCATCGGCACGGTCTCCGGTCTGATCCCGCTGTTCTTCTGGCTGGCCGGCATCCTCGGCCTGATCGCGCTGATCCTCGGCCTGGTCGGCCGGGGCCGGGTCAAGCGCGGCGAGGCGAACAACAAGGGCGTCGCCCTGTTCGGCGCGCTGCTCGGCCTGGCGGCCCTGATCCTCTCGGTGGTCGGCGCGGTCATCACCTACACGGCGGTCAGCGACGCGGTCGACGAGATCGACAAGGCGGTCAAGGACGCCGCGCCCAAGACCCCGGGCAACAGCGCCGGGAAGGGCGGCAAGAGCAAGCCGCTCGCGGGCGGCGACACCTCCGTCTACGACGACGGCCTGAAGGTCACGGTCTCCGCCGCCAAGCCGTTCACGCCCGGCGAGTACGCTGTCGGCCACACCAAGGGCGACAAGGCGTACCAGGTCACCATCACGGTCGAGAACGGCGGCAAGAAGAACTTCGACGCGACGCTCGTGACCCTGTCCGCCCGGGCCGGCGCCGACGGTGCCGAGGCCGATGAGATCGCCGACGACAAGATCGGCGGCGGCATCACCGGCTCCATCCTGCCCGGCAAGAAGGCCACGGCGATCTACGCCTTCGACACCCCGGCCGACGCCAAGGACCTCACGGTCGAGGCCAGCCCGGGCATCGACTACGACGGCGCCCAGTGGGAGCTGAAGCTCGGCTGA
- a CDS encoding hypothetical protein (Hypothetical protein XNR_2214 [Streptomyces albus J1074];~identified by MetaGeneAnnotator; putative): MDLRITTLAERPALQGKLWGMKDLWPEFMMNDPVGWAYIGRIVSEFPEYVLVATDGADGPVVARGFSVPFRLAAEGRGELPDTGWDQVLLWAFSDQRLKREPDTVSAIEITVDTSALGHGISHRMLAAMRANAQRLGFGDLIAPVRPNGKHLEARSSIHEYAFRTRESDGLPHDPWLRVHVRAGGTVEKVAPASMTIGGSLAQWREWTGLAFDTDGPVEVPGALIPVHCDTTGGFAVYVEPNIWVRHRL, translated from the coding sequence ATGGACCTGCGCATCACGACTCTCGCCGAACGCCCCGCACTCCAGGGCAAGCTGTGGGGCATGAAGGATCTCTGGCCGGAGTTCATGATGAACGACCCGGTCGGCTGGGCGTACATCGGCCGGATCGTTTCCGAGTTCCCCGAGTACGTCCTCGTCGCCACCGACGGGGCGGACGGCCCGGTCGTCGCCCGCGGCTTCAGCGTCCCGTTCCGGCTCGCGGCCGAGGGGCGCGGCGAACTGCCGGACACCGGATGGGACCAGGTGCTCCTCTGGGCCTTCTCGGACCAGCGGCTCAAGCGCGAGCCGGACACCGTCAGCGCGATCGAGATCACCGTGGACACGAGCGCGCTCGGCCACGGCATCTCGCACCGCATGCTGGCGGCGATGCGCGCCAACGCCCAGCGTCTCGGCTTCGGCGACCTGATCGCTCCGGTGCGCCCCAACGGCAAGCACCTGGAGGCGCGTTCCTCCATCCACGAGTACGCGTTCCGCACCCGCGAGTCGGACGGTCTGCCGCACGACCCGTGGCTGCGCGTCCACGTCCGCGCGGGCGGCACGGTGGAGAAGGTGGCACCGGCCTCCATGACCATCGGCGGTTCGCTGGCGCAGTGGCGCGAGTGGACGGGCCTGGCGTTCGACACCGACGGCCCGGTCGAGGTCCCCGGCGCCCTGATTCCGGTGCACTGCGACACCACGGGCGGCTTCGCCGTCTACGTCGAGCCGAACATCTGGGTCCGCCACCGCCTCTGA
- a CDS encoding integral membrane protein (identified by MetaGeneAnnotator; putative;~sequence version:1), with amino-acid sequence MYGQGYPPPEPPQQHSGVPASVIVLRVLFALLPLLSLGLLTWGTALRIALMTRRALDWVLFVMSVVVFVVAMVLMPDEDDTSLLGDLVVGGVLLCAVAFTAYFLVVDLRRPARRRASAAGAASAASAATLPPGYPPPFNPYAQTVPQHPYPPQPGYGYPQPQPQPQPQPLRAAPPATSPAPTPRIDQVRAELDELSDLLRKDEGGGR; translated from the coding sequence ATGTACGGCCAGGGCTATCCGCCGCCCGAGCCGCCGCAGCAGCACAGCGGTGTGCCGGCGTCCGTCATCGTGCTGCGGGTGCTCTTCGCCCTGCTGCCCCTGCTCAGCCTCGGCCTGCTGACCTGGGGGACGGCGCTGCGCATCGCGCTGATGACGCGCCGCGCCCTCGACTGGGTCCTGTTCGTGATGTCGGTCGTGGTCTTCGTCGTCGCCATGGTGCTGATGCCGGACGAGGACGACACCTCGCTCCTGGGCGATCTGGTCGTGGGCGGGGTGCTGCTCTGCGCGGTGGCGTTCACGGCGTACTTCCTGGTGGTGGACCTGCGCCGGCCGGCCCGCCGCCGCGCCTCGGCCGCCGGTGCCGCCAGTGCCGCCAGTGCCGCCACGCTCCCGCCCGGGTACCCGCCGCCGTTCAACCCGTACGCGCAGACGGTCCCGCAGCACCCGTACCCGCCGCAGCCCGGATACGGCTACCCGCAGCCCCAGCCCCAGCCCCAGCCCCAGCCGCTGCGAGCCGCGCCGCCGGCCACGAGCCCCGCCCCCACTCCCCGCATCGACCAGGTCCGCGCCGAACTCGACGAGCTGAGCGACCTCCTGCGCAAGGACGAGGGCGGCGGCCGGTGA
- a CDS encoding lipoprotein (identified by MetaGeneAnnotator; putative;~sequence version:1): MPLTPRPRSRRLALAAGALCTAALALGATACGPGSGSGSGSGAAAKETPKATGPFGDMTGTAIADKAFAATRDAGSLTMDVSMHLSDGRVKAKISTDHEGRCAGTVQDGGAGAADLIRTADKTSYVRFDERLIKEQVKGESADVQAAVMKELKGRWMKVDPKDPDLKDMVEVCELRQVLADFETSTAGTVKGGETTLDGRKALMLTQRDGSEKSTAYVATEGKPYLLKITVTGGKEPGSLTFSDYDKPVKAEAPAKKDMVDEAALG, from the coding sequence ATGCCCCTGACCCCCCGCCCCCGCTCCCGTCGCCTCGCGCTCGCCGCCGGCGCCCTGTGCACCGCCGCTCTCGCGCTCGGCGCGACCGCCTGCGGCCCCGGCTCCGGCTCCGGTTCCGGCTCCGGCGCGGCGGCCAAGGAGACCCCCAAGGCCACCGGCCCGTTCGGGGACATGACGGGGACCGCGATAGCCGACAAGGCGTTCGCGGCGACGCGCGACGCCGGCTCCCTCACCATGGACGTCTCGATGCACCTGTCGGACGGCCGCGTCAAGGCGAAGATCTCCACCGACCACGAGGGCCGCTGCGCCGGCACGGTCCAGGACGGCGGCGCGGGGGCGGCCGACCTGATCCGTACCGCCGACAAGACCTCCTACGTCCGCTTCGACGAGCGGCTGATCAAGGAGCAGGTCAAGGGCGAGTCGGCGGACGTCCAGGCGGCCGTGATGAAGGAGCTCAAGGGCCGCTGGATGAAGGTCGACCCGAAGGACCCCGACCTGAAGGACATGGTGGAGGTCTGCGAACTGCGGCAGGTCCTCGCCGACTTCGAGACCTCCACCGCCGGCACGGTGAAGGGCGGGGAGACCACGCTCGACGGTCGGAAGGCGCTGATGCTGACGCAGCGCGACGGCTCGGAGAAGAGCACCGCGTACGTGGCGACCGAAGGGAAGCCGTACCTCCTCAAGATCACCGTCACCGGCGGCAAGGAGCCCGGCAGCCTCACCTTCTCCGACTACGACAAGCCGGTGAAGGCCGAGGCGCCGGCGAAGAAGGACATGGTCGACGAGGCCGCCCTCGGCTGA
- a CDS encoding serine/threonine protein kinase (ATP binding site [chemical binding];~Catalytic domain of Protein Kinases; cd00180;~Serine/Threonine protein kinases, catalytic domain; smart00220;~Serine/threonine protein kinase [Streptomyces fulvissimus DSM40593];~activation loop (A-loop);~identified by MetaGeneAnnotator; putative;~substrate binding site [chemical binding]), producing the protein MNGRVIAGRYELATLIGQGGMGQVWTAYDGRLDRRVAVKLLQPAALSGPATAADELRRRFVRECRVTARVDHPGLVTVHDAGSDGDDLYLVMQYVQGADLADHLAENEPYPWPWAVSVAAQLCAVLAAVHAVPIVHRDLKPGNVMIRPDGTVTVLDLGVASVLDSETTRLTHTGSPIGTPAYMAPEQAMGGAVGPYTDLYALGVLLHELLSGTVPFAGSTALGVLHRHLYEAPDPVRRIRPEVPEVLEALVLRLLAKDPQDRPSGAQEVYERLLPLLPGHGAPGPSAPLDPTRPFRRPHAPWPERSTTPPPPAVPPQAPAPLAPTPAPTRDPRLPAPAKPDVAAAVDEAKRLLGEGAITRAVDILGGILPAAAAEHGEHSPVVGILRKQYASTLMDDGQYRRALPELRRLAADREAVAGPADPQALRFRYDAALCLEQLGEAGAALAEYRALLPYHEPGERAYDIRYRIGLLLLATGDHAAAAADLGALLYEVERAHGPYHPLAAELRRALDRRRQMGGPYR; encoded by the coding sequence GTGAACGGTCGCGTCATCGCCGGGCGGTACGAGCTGGCGACCCTGATCGGCCAGGGCGGCATGGGCCAGGTCTGGACGGCGTACGACGGCCGGCTGGACCGGCGCGTCGCCGTCAAGCTGCTCCAGCCCGCCGCCCTCAGCGGCCCCGCGACCGCCGCAGACGAGCTGCGCCGCCGCTTCGTCCGGGAGTGCCGGGTCACCGCCCGGGTCGACCACCCGGGCCTCGTCACCGTCCACGACGCGGGCAGCGACGGCGACGACCTGTACCTCGTCATGCAGTACGTGCAGGGCGCGGACCTCGCCGACCACCTGGCCGAGAACGAGCCGTACCCCTGGCCCTGGGCCGTGTCCGTCGCCGCCCAGCTGTGCGCGGTGCTCGCCGCCGTGCACGCGGTCCCGATCGTGCACCGCGACCTCAAGCCCGGCAATGTGATGATCCGCCCGGACGGTACGGTCACGGTCCTCGACCTCGGCGTCGCGTCCGTCCTCGACTCCGAGACGACCCGCCTCACCCACACCGGCTCGCCCATCGGCACCCCCGCCTACATGGCGCCCGAGCAGGCCATGGGCGGCGCCGTCGGCCCGTACACCGACCTCTACGCGCTCGGCGTCCTGCTGCACGAACTCCTCAGCGGCACCGTCCCCTTCGCCGGATCCACGGCGCTCGGGGTGCTGCACCGGCATCTGTACGAGGCGCCCGATCCGGTCCGCCGGATCCGCCCCGAGGTCCCGGAGGTGCTGGAGGCGCTGGTGCTGCGGCTGCTCGCGAAGGACCCGCAGGACCGGCCGTCGGGGGCGCAGGAGGTGTACGAGCGGCTGTTGCCGCTGCTGCCCGGGCACGGTGCGCCGGGGCCGTCCGCGCCGCTCGACCCGACGCGCCCGTTCCGCCGCCCGCACGCCCCGTGGCCGGAACGGTCGACGACACCGCCCCCGCCCGCCGTACCCCCGCAGGCCCCCGCACCACTCGCACCGACCCCGGCCCCGACCCGGGACCCAAGGCTCCCCGCACCCGCGAAGCCGGATGTGGCGGCGGCCGTGGACGAGGCGAAGCGGCTGCTCGGCGAGGGGGCGATCACGCGGGCCGTGGACATCCTCGGCGGCATCCTCCCGGCCGCCGCGGCCGAGCACGGCGAGCACTCGCCGGTGGTCGGCATCCTGCGCAAGCAGTACGCGAGCACGCTGATGGACGACGGCCAGTACCGCCGTGCCCTGCCCGAACTGCGCCGCCTCGCGGCCGACCGCGAGGCGGTGGCGGGCCCGGCCGATCCGCAGGCCCTGCGGTTCCGGTACGACGCGGCCCTGTGCCTGGAGCAGCTGGGCGAGGCGGGCGCCGCGCTCGCGGAGTACCGGGCGCTGCTGCCGTATCACGAGCCGGGCGAACGGGCCTATGACATCCGGTACCGGATCGGCCTGTTGCTGCTCGCGACGGGCGACCACGCCGCGGCGGCCGCCGATCTGGGCGCGCTGCTGTACGAGGTCGAGCGCGCCCACGGCCCGTACCACCCGCTGGCGGCCGAGCTGCGTCGCGCGCTCGACCGCAGGCGTCAGATGGGCGGCCCGTACCGCTGA